A single genomic interval of Acetomicrobium sp. S15 = DSM 107314 harbors:
- a CDS encoding M20/M25/M40 family metallo-hydrolase, whose amino-acid sequence MKRELDWELLEKLCSIHAMSGHEDAMVTFLYDRIASIVDSISIDNLGNVVGILTGSQYPASRLMLQAHTDELGLVVRNVTADGFLLVERVGGVPEKTLLGQRVDVVTEDGGIVTGYVGPKSHHVTKPEEKYKVPNIHDMFIDVGLSSSEAVEGAGIKVGDPVLYHPNFCCFGDGMISSKALDNRVGVFVLLETLRALARNRPPSTLVFSFTVLEEFSIRGSLPTIAATEPDAIISVDVTIATDTPVEEPLHPVALGHGPAIKMMDFHGRGTLAGLFPSPKLRRFIESVAKKQGIPLQREVIVGVITDPAFQLYVGKKGQVIAGISIPQRYSHSPIQTCHESDIAWAVDLVETTARAFTPEVDLSRGTITVRKGHQ is encoded by the coding sequence GTGAAAAGAGAGCTCGATTGGGAACTTCTTGAAAAATTGTGTTCGATTCATGCAATGTCCGGGCACGAAGATGCCATGGTCACTTTTTTGTATGATAGGATTGCTTCAATTGTCGATTCCATCAGCATCGACAACTTGGGCAACGTGGTGGGGATCTTAACAGGGTCACAATATCCCGCCAGCCGTCTGATGTTGCAGGCCCACACGGACGAACTTGGCCTCGTGGTCCGCAACGTCACCGCAGATGGCTTCCTTTTGGTGGAGCGCGTGGGCGGTGTGCCCGAAAAGACGCTCCTCGGCCAGCGTGTCGATGTAGTGACCGAAGACGGCGGCATCGTTACGGGCTACGTGGGCCCCAAATCTCACCATGTCACCAAACCAGAAGAAAAATATAAGGTTCCGAACATCCACGACATGTTTATAGATGTGGGTTTGTCGAGCAGTGAAGCCGTGGAGGGAGCGGGAATAAAGGTGGGAGACCCTGTTTTGTACCATCCCAACTTCTGTTGTTTCGGGGATGGCATGATTTCTTCCAAAGCTCTCGACAACCGGGTTGGGGTTTTCGTTTTGCTGGAAACCCTCAGGGCTTTGGCTCGCAACCGTCCGCCTTCTACCTTGGTCTTTTCGTTCACGGTCCTTGAAGAGTTCAGCATCCGCGGTTCTTTACCTACCATCGCTGCCACTGAACCCGACGCCATCATATCTGTCGATGTTACTATCGCTACGGACACGCCTGTCGAGGAGCCGCTTCATCCTGTGGCTTTAGGCCATGGTCCTGCAATAAAGATGATGGATTTTCACGGCCGAGGCACGCTGGCGGGCCTTTTCCCCTCGCCCAAACTGCGTCGATTTATAGAATCGGTTGCGAAGAAGCAAGGCATACCGCTACAGCGCGAGGTAATCGTGGGGGTTATAACGGATCCGGCGTTTCAGCTTTACGTAGGCAAAAAGGGCCAAGTCATTGCGGGAATCTCGATACCGCAGCGATATAGTCATTCCCCAATTCAGACTTGCCACGAGTCGGACATCGCTTGGGCTGTTGACCTGGTGGAGACGACGGCTAGGGCTTTTACTCCAGAGGTGGACTTGAGTCGTGGGACCATTACCGTGAGAAAGGGGCATCAGTGA
- a CDS encoding BtpA/SgcQ family protein — protein sequence MKWLRELFGTKKPIIGMCHMRALPGDPGYALDKGMDWIYECALRDLKALQEGGVDAVLFSNEFSLPYLTEVDTITVACMASIVASLKPEIKLPFGVNVLWDPKASIDLAMATGASFVREIFTGVYGSDFGLWNTNCGKVVRHQHAIGADHVRLFFNIVPEAAAYLGSRDIADIARSTTFNARPDVLCVSGLTAGREASTQTLKIVKEAVPDVPVFANTGVRLENVAEQLAIADGAIVGTAFKVDGNTWNPIDANRVKAFMKKAREARGE from the coding sequence ATGAAATGGCTGAGGGAACTGTTTGGAACTAAAAAGCCGATCATCGGGATGTGCCATATGCGGGCTCTGCCCGGAGACCCGGGTTACGCACTAGACAAGGGCATGGATTGGATATACGAATGCGCGCTTCGTGACCTTAAGGCTTTGCAGGAGGGCGGGGTGGATGCCGTGTTGTTTTCCAACGAGTTCAGCCTTCCCTACCTGACCGAGGTTGACACCATTACAGTGGCGTGTATGGCAAGCATCGTTGCTTCTCTTAAACCTGAGATCAAGTTGCCCTTCGGAGTTAACGTCTTGTGGGATCCGAAGGCCTCGATAGATTTGGCCATGGCCACAGGGGCGTCTTTTGTGCGCGAAATCTTCACCGGCGTCTATGGCAGCGATTTCGGTTTATGGAACACCAATTGCGGCAAGGTCGTCCGCCATCAGCATGCCATAGGTGCTGACCATGTACGCCTGTTCTTCAATATCGTCCCTGAGGCGGCGGCATACTTAGGTTCGCGAGATATCGCGGATATTGCTCGATCGACGACGTTCAACGCAAGGCCAGATGTTTTATGCGTCTCAGGCCTTACCGCCGGCAGAGAGGCGTCGACACAAACCCTGAAGATCGTAAAGGAGGCTGTACCGGACGTGCCGGTATTTGCTAACACCGGCGTACGATTAGAGAACGTGGCTGAACAGCTCGCCATCGCCGATGGCGCTATAGTCGGCACGGCTTTCAAAGTCGATGGCAATACGTGGAACCCCATCGATGCAAACCGCGTCAAGGCTTTCATGAAAAAGGCGAGAGAGGCTCGGGGAGAGTAG
- a CDS encoding ribulose-phosphate 3-epimerase has translation MPVKIAPSLASAPLTCLASVVKELETAGADYIHFDVEDGSFVPVMTLGVKVIGDLRPLTNIPFDVHLMMHDPEWLLPYLIEMGADRVVVHVETCKYPRRTLRMIAEMGAKAGVALNPATPLPDLKYLRPYLSFVLTLTTEPELPDCPFLPEILDKISKGKKDPALNGIEWAVDGGIGLDNIGEVVRSGADTVVVGRAIFKNSEIAENLRALREAANSCRS, from the coding sequence GTGCCCGTCAAGATTGCGCCTTCGTTGGCATCGGCACCGTTAACCTGTTTAGCCTCTGTGGTGAAAGAGCTCGAAACGGCAGGGGCAGACTACATCCATTTTGATGTAGAGGACGGGTCGTTTGTGCCGGTCATGACGTTAGGCGTAAAGGTCATAGGAGACCTGCGTCCGCTGACTAACATTCCCTTCGATGTCCATTTGATGATGCATGACCCCGAGTGGCTGTTGCCTTATTTGATAGAGATGGGAGCGGATCGCGTTGTCGTTCATGTTGAGACATGCAAATACCCGCGTCGCACCTTGCGTATGATCGCTGAGATGGGAGCGAAAGCTGGGGTCGCTCTGAACCCGGCTACTCCGCTGCCGGACCTCAAATACCTGCGCCCTTATCTTTCCTTTGTCCTAACGCTGACGACGGAGCCTGAGCTTCCCGATTGCCCTTTCCTGCCAGAGATTTTAGACAAGATCTCTAAGGGGAAGAAAGATCCGGCTTTGAACGGGATTGAATGGGCAGTCGATGGCGGCATCGGGCTCGATAATATAGGCGAGGTCGTGCGTTCTGGCGCAGATACGGTGGTGGTTGGCAGGGCAATCTTTAAAAATAGCGAGATCGCCGAAAATCTACGTGCTCTGCGCGAGGCTGCAAATTCCTGCCGATCGTGA
- a CDS encoding PTS sugar transporter subunit IIA — MQYTLMDLLRQAHIITGLKVLNAQEAIEELSKALSETGHVEPEFADDVWKREKIYPTGLPTKPVAVAMPHADPNHVKQSAMCVGVLKSPVEFGQMGTDGSVLLDVQLIFLLAIKEQEKQVQMIQQLVSLIQSSELLEALVKSESAEEAFALIKAASMQVQSRA; from the coding sequence ATGCAATATACGTTAATGGATTTGCTAAGACAGGCACATATCATCACAGGTCTTAAAGTTCTCAATGCGCAGGAGGCCATCGAGGAGCTCTCAAAAGCGTTATCGGAAACCGGGCATGTAGAACCGGAGTTTGCCGATGATGTGTGGAAGCGCGAAAAGATTTATCCGACGGGCTTGCCCACAAAGCCGGTAGCGGTTGCCATGCCCCACGCAGATCCAAATCACGTGAAACAGTCGGCTATGTGCGTAGGCGTGCTTAAATCGCCTGTAGAGTTCGGCCAAATGGGCACCGATGGCTCTGTGTTGTTAGACGTGCAACTGATATTCCTGTTGGCCATCAAAGAACAGGAGAAGCAGGTTCAGATGATCCAGCAGTTGGTGAGCTTGATTCAATCATCGGAGTTGCTCGAGGCCCTCGTCAAGAGCGAGAGTGCCGAAGAGGCCTTTGCCCTGATTAAGGCTGCATCCATGCAGGTTCAATCACGTGCTTAG
- a CDS encoding ERCC4 domain-containing protein: MMVRERAYWVLERTESPKFPYRLSIVRGEGILLSLLVGDRWPGSKGNIFCLRDDPHFSPEPLEEVERVPVVNMRRYGKRLSIVLDRTRRKRCDFLFLEKQYKDGSGTYEQIFWQTQKGLKERKTKTRFAVYNKGEDALHIVIDAHERYPWRFAGCREERSVLPAGDYALLEDDEIAAVVERKTMEDMISSLSNLRILHQAVSELEAYPLSALVIEAEYADFLKPDKIRPLNPSYCARAFAELVALHASVIVHFAGSRKLANLWTLAFFRAVSGIKKEPQFQLPLGMPAYVRSPALQSRVSLRVRDALKALPEEFRFSELRERLSDVPEAALRRALRDMRDLGQVECKGKGKTARWVQNAAF; encoded by the coding sequence ATGATGGTTAGAGAGCGGGCGTATTGGGTTTTAGAGAGGACGGAATCTCCCAAGTTTCCCTATAGGCTTTCCATAGTGAGGGGAGAGGGGATATTGCTCTCTTTGCTGGTGGGGGACCGCTGGCCCGGGAGCAAGGGGAATATCTTTTGTCTCAGGGATGACCCACACTTCTCGCCGGAGCCGCTCGAGGAAGTGGAGCGCGTCCCCGTGGTGAACATGAGGCGCTATGGCAAGCGCCTGTCGATAGTCTTGGATAGGACGAGGAGAAAACGCTGCGACTTCCTCTTCCTCGAAAAGCAATACAAAGACGGCAGTGGCACGTATGAACAGATCTTCTGGCAGACCCAGAAAGGTTTGAAGGAGCGCAAGACCAAGACGCGCTTCGCCGTGTACAACAAAGGCGAAGACGCTCTGCACATAGTGATAGATGCGCACGAGCGTTACCCCTGGAGGTTTGCCGGCTGTCGAGAGGAGCGCTCCGTCTTGCCCGCAGGGGATTACGCGTTGCTCGAGGATGACGAGATCGCCGCAGTGGTGGAGCGCAAGACCATGGAGGATATGATCTCTAGCCTTTCGAACCTGCGCATACTCCACCAGGCCGTCAGCGAGCTCGAGGCATACCCCTTATCCGCGCTGGTCATCGAGGCTGAGTATGCCGACTTCTTGAAGCCAGACAAGATTCGCCCGCTGAACCCTTCCTACTGTGCCAGGGCCTTCGCGGAACTCGTCGCCCTTCACGCTTCGGTCATCGTGCATTTCGCCGGCAGCAGAAAGCTGGCCAATCTTTGGACCTTGGCCTTCTTTCGGGCCGTTTCCGGCATAAAAAAAGAGCCGCAGTTTCAGCTTCCTTTGGGAATGCCCGCCTATGTGAGGTCGCCGGCGCTGCAGAGCAGGGTCTCTCTCCGCGTGAGGGACGCATTGAAGGCGTTGCCTGAGGAATTTCGCTTTAGCGAATTGAGGGAAAGGCTCTCCGACGTCCCCGAAGCGGCTCTGCGGCGCGCTTTGAGGGACATGCGCGACCTCGGGCAGGTGGAGTGCAAAGGAAAGGGGAAGACGGCGCGGTGGGTGCAAAATGCGGCTTTTTGA
- a CDS encoding SH3 domain-containing C40 family peptidase, with product MRLFEGAVFACLGVVLILCTELAGVVMGADIEDLSLPQCAAFYLRADYDVPLLESGLQQKRDEEWNARYFSPWTADGFVHSVSDLLYPWRVYGDREIFGENGRPRGSSWLSGLLRGANFAAFRSLDSRGVILEETNLRALPTEKPLFLAPPSSYEGFPFDYAQVSALNAGEPVRVSHLSEDRSWALVETGYAAGWVDSRRVAAADDYFAEICSYANMPLVAVTKDGVAMCDSSGRFRSRTRIGSVFPLKKNLLYEYEVALPASDGGIGAKVVSGRISKGASERKPIPFTPRNVANLIDEMLGASYGWGGLYGNRDCSAAVRDLFAPFGIWLPRNSADQAAWGRTVSLQGLPREEKEKRIVKEGIPFATLLYREGHIMLYIGHYRGRAMIFHNMWGIKTLEGGAEGRHVVGKAVITTLYPGAELADLHPDGLLIDAITAMTSLVPSERSGPLRF from the coding sequence ATGCGGCTTTTTGAGGGCGCTGTATTTGCTTGCCTCGGTGTGGTGTTGATCTTATGCACAGAGCTTGCCGGCGTTGTCATGGGCGCCGACATTGAAGACCTCTCCTTGCCTCAATGCGCCGCGTTCTACCTCAGAGCCGACTACGATGTGCCGCTGTTGGAGAGCGGCTTACAGCAGAAGCGCGACGAGGAGTGGAATGCGCGTTATTTTTCTCCTTGGACCGCCGATGGATTTGTCCACTCCGTCTCCGACCTCCTCTATCCCTGGAGAGTTTACGGAGATAGAGAAATCTTCGGGGAGAACGGCCGCCCCAGGGGAAGCTCCTGGCTAAGTGGTTTGCTAAGGGGTGCGAATTTTGCCGCCTTCAGGTCGCTCGACAGTAGAGGCGTGATTTTGGAAGAGACAAACCTGCGCGCCCTTCCGACGGAAAAACCGCTGTTTTTGGCCCCTCCCTCTTCGTATGAAGGTTTTCCCTTCGATTACGCCCAAGTCTCTGCCCTCAATGCGGGTGAACCCGTCAGGGTTTCTCACCTCTCCGAGGATCGTTCGTGGGCTTTGGTCGAGACCGGTTACGCCGCCGGTTGGGTTGACTCTCGCCGCGTCGCCGCTGCAGACGACTACTTCGCTGAGATATGCAGCTATGCGAATATGCCCCTCGTGGCGGTTACGAAAGACGGCGTGGCGATGTGCGACTCAAGCGGGCGCTTTCGCTCGCGCACTCGGATAGGCAGCGTCTTTCCGTTAAAAAAGAATCTATTATACGAATACGAGGTTGCGCTCCCGGCGAGCGATGGAGGCATCGGGGCGAAAGTCGTCTCGGGCAGGATCTCGAAAGGCGCGTCCGAGCGCAAACCCATCCCTTTTACGCCTCGGAACGTGGCAAATTTGATCGATGAGATGTTAGGGGCGAGCTACGGCTGGGGTGGCCTATACGGGAATAGGGATTGTTCCGCCGCCGTAAGGGACCTCTTCGCTCCTTTCGGCATTTGGCTCCCCAGGAACTCCGCGGACCAGGCCGCGTGGGGGCGCACGGTGTCGCTCCAGGGATTGCCCAGGGAGGAGAAGGAAAAGAGGATCGTCAAAGAGGGGATACCCTTCGCCACACTCCTCTACAGGGAAGGGCACATCATGCTTTATATAGGCCACTACAGGGGAAGGGCCATGATCTTCCACAATATGTGGGGCATAAAGACACTTGAGGGTGGCGCCGAGGGCAGACATGTGGTGGGCAAGGCGGTCATAACCACCCTCTATCCGGGTGCAGAGCTCGCAGACCTCCACCCCGACGGACTGCTCATCGATGCCATCACGGCGATGACGTCTCTGGTGCCATCCGAGCGAAGCGGGCCTCTCCGTTTTTGA
- a CDS encoding ArsR/SmtB family transcription factor produces MKDLIERKAAILKAISHPVRLSIVEELSKGERCACELASLFPVDRTTVSKHLALLRRLGIVEDRKDGLKIYYRLRMGCLVDLLRCLDGVLINGAKCCSDSGERRYK; encoded by the coding sequence ATGAAAGATCTGATCGAGCGCAAGGCGGCGATATTGAAGGCTATCTCTCACCCCGTGAGGCTCTCTATCGTGGAAGAGCTTTCTAAGGGGGAACGATGTGCCTGCGAGTTGGCGTCTCTTTTCCCCGTGGATCGGACCACGGTGAGCAAACACTTGGCGCTGTTGCGCCGCTTGGGGATCGTGGAAGACCGAAAGGACGGCCTGAAAATCTACTACCGATTGCGCATGGGTTGCCTCGTAGACCTCCTGCGGTGCCTCGACGGGGTCCTCATAAATGGCGCAAAATGCTGCAGCGATTCGGGTGAAAGGAGGTATAAGTGA
- a CDS encoding thioredoxin family protein yields MKIQILGTGCPKCKKLASLVEEAAKELALDYELEKVTDVNDIVSFGVMSTPALAVDGKVLVSGKVPSAQEVKQLLEEAIK; encoded by the coding sequence ATGAAGATCCAAATTTTGGGGACTGGGTGTCCAAAGTGCAAAAAGTTGGCGAGCCTCGTCGAGGAAGCTGCTAAGGAATTGGCGTTGGATTATGAACTTGAGAAGGTCACCGACGTCAACGACATCGTCTCTTTTGGGGTCATGTCCACGCCGGCGCTGGCCGTGGATGGCAAAGTCCTCGTATCAGGCAAAGTGCCTTCCGCTCAGGAGGTAAAACAGCTCCTTGAGGAGGCCATAAAATAG
- a CDS encoding permease, whose protein sequence is MNAELKKFSHLAVLFLVFYFMPVDSLRLQNAAIEALAMTHEYARKHVLLCLVPAFFIAGAISVFVSQQSVMRYLGTSAKRWVAYAVAAVSGAVLAVCSCTVLPIFAGIYKRGAGLGPASAFLYSGPAINVLAIVLTARVLGLELGVARAVGAIGFSVLIGLLMAFVFRHDEEERQQAFVGLSIPEAARPLWKTVWFMASMVAFLVFANLAAPTVPVGFWAAAYRAKWVVAGLALVSTVLSARLWFDSGERADWYASTWSYALQVLPLLFGGVLVAGFLFGRPGHEALIPNRWVVAMVGGNSLFANLFAAVVGAFMYFATLTEVPILQALVGAGMGKGPALSLLLAGPALSLPSMLVIRSVIGTRKTAVYVALVVVFSTLAGVTFGAFFG, encoded by the coding sequence ATGAACGCGGAGCTTAAAAAATTTTCTCATCTTGCCGTTCTGTTTCTCGTTTTTTATTTTATGCCCGTAGATAGCTTGAGGTTACAGAATGCGGCGATCGAAGCCTTGGCCATGACGCACGAATATGCAAGAAAACACGTGCTGCTGTGCCTCGTGCCGGCTTTTTTCATCGCCGGAGCGATCAGCGTCTTCGTCTCTCAGCAGTCGGTCATGCGCTACTTGGGAACGAGCGCGAAACGCTGGGTGGCCTACGCGGTGGCGGCGGTATCCGGTGCGGTCCTGGCGGTCTGCTCCTGCACGGTCTTGCCGATCTTCGCGGGCATCTACAAGCGGGGGGCCGGTTTGGGTCCGGCGTCGGCTTTCCTCTATTCTGGCCCAGCCATCAACGTCTTGGCGATAGTCCTCACCGCGCGCGTCCTGGGGTTGGAATTGGGAGTGGCCAGGGCAGTTGGCGCTATCGGCTTTAGCGTCCTCATCGGTCTGCTGATGGCCTTCGTTTTTCGCCACGATGAGGAGGAGCGACAGCAGGCCTTTGTGGGGCTGTCGATCCCTGAGGCCGCCCGACCTCTGTGGAAAACGGTCTGGTTCATGGCGAGCATGGTCGCCTTTCTGGTATTCGCCAACCTGGCTGCGCCGACCGTGCCTGTGGGCTTTTGGGCTGCCGCATACCGGGCGAAGTGGGTCGTGGCTGGTCTTGCTCTTGTTTCTACAGTCCTTTCGGCTCGTCTTTGGTTCGACAGCGGAGAGAGGGCCGACTGGTATGCCTCTACCTGGAGCTATGCTCTGCAGGTGTTGCCCCTCCTTTTCGGCGGGGTTTTGGTCGCCGGTTTTCTCTTCGGCCGCCCCGGGCACGAAGCCCTGATACCGAACCGCTGGGTGGTAGCCATGGTGGGGGGAAACTCACTCTTCGCCAACCTCTTCGCGGCGGTCGTGGGGGCCTTCATGTACTTTGCCACCTTGACGGAGGTGCCCATCTTGCAGGCGCTCGTCGGCGCGGGGATGGGCAAGGGTCCTGCTCTCTCGCTTTTATTGGCAGGGCCGGCGCTCTCTCTGCCGAGCATGCTCGTCATCCGAAGCGTCATTGGCACAAGGAAGACGGCCGTCTATGTCGCTTTGGTCGTCGTTTTTTCTACCCTCGCCGGCGTGACCTTTGGAGCATTTTTCGGTTGA
- a CDS encoding Hsp20/alpha crystallin family protein, whose translation MARRELARYEEPTSFSLLPELDDFFRSFSNLFTWSSRDVPLEIYEEGDELVVKVDVPGVDPEKVEVRAYKDRVAISSQEESEEEKEEGRKYYYKKRRGAFSYNVALPAEVDPEKVKASFKNGVIELRMEKAHKDEGRVIKLS comes from the coding sequence ATGGCTCGCAGAGAATTGGCTCGGTATGAAGAACCTACTTCCTTCTCCCTGTTGCCGGAGTTGGATGATTTCTTTAGGAGCTTTTCGAACCTCTTTACGTGGTCGAGCAGGGATGTGCCCCTCGAGATATATGAGGAAGGCGATGAGCTTGTGGTGAAGGTAGACGTCCCTGGCGTGGACCCCGAGAAGGTAGAAGTGAGGGCTTATAAAGATAGAGTGGCGATCAGTTCTCAGGAGGAGAGCGAAGAGGAGAAAGAAGAGGGTCGCAAATACTACTATAAAAAGCGTCGTGGCGCCTTTAGCTACAACGTCGCCCTACCCGCCGAAGTTGATCCCGAGAAAGTGAAGGCGTCGTTCAAGAACGGGGTCATCGAACTGCGCATGGAGAAAGCTCACAAGGACGAGGGTCGCGTGATCAAACTCTCATAG